From the genome of Pelobacter propionicus DSM 2379, one region includes:
- a CDS encoding TolC family protein produces MKRLRTLVLLILMFVPSALTWAEEPKLPAEDLASLVDTAITNNPELKSSQARWQMFRNRIAQARSFDDPMLMLKLQNGLVNSPFNFRRDSMTQKVIGLSQQIPFWGKRGLKEEVAANDAESYRWQVDERRLELARMVKETYYQIFFADRSLEIVAKNIRILDDFITLAETKYAVGQGAQQDIFKSQVERSKMLDMKISLEQERKSLVAALNALLYRSPETAVGRIPDFEIQPLPLSARDLRETALKKRPMIKSLQALIDKGEAGRRLARKEFYPDFNVSLEYMQREPAMGSDGADMYSLGVTFNLPVRRERRHAMVAESNSEISMATEELNGLRNTIDSGISDLLAKLEKREKLVMLFKTGIIPQAEQSLESATIGYRVNKVDFLSLLDSRVTLFNYERELYESQAEYMMGLAQLEALVGTDPAMPQTGPGKVPTIVPPVPSEPEH; encoded by the coding sequence ATGAAAAGACTTCGCACGCTTGTACTACTGATATTGATGTTTGTTCCGTCTGCTTTGACATGGGCAGAAGAACCAAAATTGCCTGCCGAAGACCTGGCAAGCCTTGTTGACACAGCAATCACCAACAATCCGGAACTAAAGTCTTCCCAGGCCCGCTGGCAGATGTTCAGGAACAGAATTGCCCAGGCGCGCTCCTTTGACGATCCGATGCTGATGCTCAAGCTCCAAAACGGCCTGGTGAACTCCCCCTTCAACTTCAGACGCGACAGCATGACCCAGAAGGTTATAGGCCTTAGCCAGCAGATCCCTTTCTGGGGAAAACGCGGGCTCAAGGAAGAGGTGGCCGCGAACGATGCCGAGTCGTATCGTTGGCAGGTGGATGAACGGAGACTCGAACTCGCCAGGATGGTGAAGGAGACCTACTACCAGATATTCTTTGCCGATAGATCCCTGGAGATCGTCGCCAAAAACATCCGGATTCTTGACGACTTCATCACCCTCGCCGAGACCAAGTACGCCGTCGGCCAGGGCGCGCAGCAGGATATCTTCAAATCACAGGTTGAGCGTTCGAAGATGCTCGACATGAAGATCTCCCTGGAACAGGAACGGAAAAGCCTTGTGGCGGCCCTGAATGCCCTGCTCTATCGCTCCCCGGAAACGGCGGTGGGCAGGATTCCCGACTTCGAGATCCAGCCGTTGCCACTTTCAGCCAGGGATTTGAGGGAAACGGCTCTCAAGAAACGCCCCATGATCAAGAGCCTGCAGGCCCTGATCGACAAAGGAGAGGCGGGGCGCAGGCTGGCCAGGAAGGAGTTCTACCCGGACTTCAACGTCTCCCTGGAATACATGCAGCGCGAGCCGGCCATGGGCAGTGACGGCGCCGACATGTACAGTCTGGGTGTCACGTTCAACCTGCCTGTAAGGCGGGAGCGTCGTCATGCAATGGTGGCTGAATCAAATTCAGAGATCAGTATGGCGACAGAGGAATTGAACGGCTTGCGGAACACCATTGATTCCGGCATTTCCGACCTGCTCGCCAAGCTGGAGAAACGGGAAAAACTGGTCATGCTCTTCAAGACCGGCATCATTCCCCAGGCCGAGCAGTCCCTTGAGTCGGCCACCATCGGTTACCGCGTCAACAAGGTCGATTTCCTGAGCCTGCTCGACAGCAGGGTAACCCTGTTCAATTACGAGCGTGAACTATACGAGTCCCAAGCTGAGTACATGATGGGGCTGGCACAGCTCGAAGCGCTTGTCGGCACCGATCCGGCGATGCCGCAAACGGGACCGGGCAAAGTCCCGACTATCGTACCTCCCGTGCCGTCCGAGCCTGAACATTGA
- a CDS encoding efflux RND transporter periplasmic adaptor subunit codes for MALNKKIAIPLMVIILASAAGGGWLLWHKKQPGTAADQKTAQGKQLYTCSMHPFIIKDKPGTCPICGMELIKKIESATDGAAMTAEQKQQADMLGHVSLSPTQRVMANVATVEVRQQSLNKEINAVGIVQFDQSRQAKVTAWIAGRIDKLNVSTVGAYVSKNRPVAEVYSPDLMSTQQEYLLAIKSRDQLKNSPIPSISQNGEGLVASAKQRLMLFGVKESQIAALEKAGKPNIRLPIYTPLSGIVIEKMVQQGQYVNTGDVLFSIADLSTVWVEVEVYENEFPNIHIGQQVEIRSQSFPGKPFTGRVAFIYPFLDPKTRTVKARVAMPNPGMKLKPDMFVNAIIKVPLGSAIVVPVTAVMDTGKRRVAWVESSPGMFEPRDVQVGQQTDDKIQILSGLKPGDKVAVSGGYLIDSESQLKGGAGQDHSKHTGGKPATMGQSPAADPQPPGGHEGHGAPPARNDSLKMDDMKM; via the coding sequence ATGGCCCTGAACAAGAAAATCGCAATTCCCCTGATGGTAATCATTCTGGCTTCGGCAGCAGGAGGCGGCTGGCTTCTGTGGCACAAGAAGCAGCCCGGCACGGCAGCTGATCAAAAAACGGCCCAAGGGAAGCAGCTTTACACCTGCTCGATGCACCCGTTCATCATCAAGGACAAGCCGGGTACCTGTCCGATTTGCGGAATGGAGCTGATCAAGAAGATCGAAAGTGCCACTGACGGCGCTGCCATGACGGCCGAGCAGAAGCAGCAGGCCGACATGCTCGGACATGTCTCCCTTTCTCCGACCCAGCGGGTCATGGCCAATGTGGCCACGGTGGAGGTCAGGCAGCAGTCACTCAACAAGGAGATCAACGCCGTGGGGATCGTGCAGTTTGACCAGTCGCGGCAGGCCAAGGTCACCGCCTGGATCGCCGGGCGCATCGATAAACTCAATGTCAGCACCGTGGGGGCCTACGTCAGCAAAAACAGGCCGGTGGCTGAAGTCTATTCGCCTGATCTGATGTCGACCCAGCAGGAATACCTTCTGGCCATCAAGAGTCGTGACCAGCTGAAAAATTCCCCGATCCCCTCCATTTCCCAGAATGGCGAAGGGTTGGTGGCCTCGGCCAAACAGCGCCTGATGCTGTTCGGGGTCAAGGAGAGCCAGATAGCCGCACTGGAAAAGGCCGGCAAGCCGAATATCCGTCTCCCGATCTACACGCCACTCTCCGGTATCGTCATTGAAAAGATGGTGCAGCAAGGTCAGTACGTCAATACCGGCGACGTCCTGTTCAGTATTGCCGATCTTTCCACGGTCTGGGTGGAAGTCGAGGTCTACGAGAACGAGTTCCCCAATATTCATATCGGACAGCAGGTGGAGATCCGCTCCCAGTCCTTTCCCGGAAAACCGTTCACCGGTCGGGTTGCTTTCATTTACCCCTTCCTCGACCCCAAGACCCGAACAGTCAAGGCTCGCGTTGCCATGCCCAATCCCGGCATGAAACTGAAACCGGACATGTTCGTCAACGCCATCATCAAGGTGCCATTGGGCTCGGCAATTGTTGTGCCTGTCACCGCGGTCATGGACACCGGCAAGCGCCGGGTGGCTTGGGTGGAGAGCTCGCCGGGAATGTTCGAGCCGCGTGATGTCCAGGTCGGACAGCAGACCGACGACAAGATCCAGATCCTGTCGGGGCTCAAGCCGGGCGACAAAGTGGCGGTATCCGGCGGTTACCTGATCGACTCTGAATCGCAACTGAAGGGTGGGGCTGGACAGGATCACAGCAAGCATACCGGCGGCAAGCCCGCAACAATGGGGCAGTCCCCGGCAGCAGATCCGCAGCCCCCGGGAGGTCACGAAGGGCATGGAGCGCCGCCGGCCAGGAATGATTCACTGAAGATGGATGATATGAAGATGTGA
- a CDS encoding efflux RND transporter permease subunit, whose translation MVEKIIEYSARNRVIILMIFGLVIAAGIWSVYRTPVDAIPDLSDNQVIVFTDYPGRSPQVVEDQVTYPLAVNLQGLPQVRAVRASSAFGFSMIYVIFEDKADIYWARTRVLERLNYAASLLPSGVVPTLGPDGTGVGHVFWYTIEGKGYDLEQLRTLQDWFVRYQLNTVQGVAEVASIGGFVREYQIELDPNKLFAYNIKVGKVMEAVKASNKDVGGRLIEQADAEYLIRGRGYVKSKDDLENIVVGADMRGTPIYLKNLGTVQMGGAIRRGLMDMNGEGEAVGGIVVMRYGENAKDVIDRVKVKIKELEKGLPPGVKIMVSYDRSDLIARAVDTLKRNLLEESVVVSVVILVFLLHFQSALVIVLTLPIAVLIAFITMKLMGVTSNIMSLGGIAIAIGVLVDAGVIMVENCYRHLSEMPPEDRKEKRLEVIITSAKQVGRAIFFSLAIIVLSFVPVFMLEGQEGKLFHPLAFTKTFSMMGSAMIAITLVPVLMYYFMRGKMPPESSNPVSTFFIKLYSPVIRWVLVWKKTTIALNLVALAIAVPMFMQLGSEFMPPLDEGSLLYMPVTLPNVSITEAKRLIQVQDTIIKSVPEVEHVLGKVGRAETSTDPAPVSMFESIIILKPKEQWRPGMKKADIVAELDSRLQQIGVRNGWTQPIINRINMLSTGVRTDLGVKIFGADLNVLKDLALQAEAILKPINGAADVVAERVTGGNYIDIDIDREAAARYGVNVADIQDVIETALGGEMLSTTVEGRNRFPIRIRYLRDYRDNIPAIRRILVAGMEGAQVPLSLVTRLKISTGAPEINSEGGLLRSLVFLNVRGRDMGGFVTEAKQVLEKNLKLPPGYYVTWSGQWENQIRAKARLQLLIPLGMVIIFILLYFTFHSALEASMVMLSVPFALVGGVYLVSALGYNLSVAVWVGFIALYGIAVETGVVMVIYLHEALDKKLINGPCTEQDIYDATFEGAVLRLRPKLMTVAVALLGLLPIMWSTGTGADVMKPIAAPMIGGMISSAVHVLIMTPVIFVLMKKRELRKGTLKYSGMKH comes from the coding sequence ATGGTCGAAAAAATCATCGAATATTCCGCCCGCAACCGGGTCATCATCCTGATGATCTTCGGGCTGGTCATCGCGGCGGGCATCTGGTCGGTCTACAGGACACCGGTGGATGCCATTCCCGACCTGTCCGACAACCAGGTGATTGTCTTTACCGATTACCCCGGTCGTTCGCCTCAGGTGGTGGAGGACCAGGTCACCTACCCCCTGGCGGTCAACCTGCAGGGACTGCCCCAGGTTCGCGCCGTGCGCGCCTCCAGTGCCTTCGGTTTCTCCATGATCTACGTGATCTTCGAGGACAAGGCCGATATTTACTGGGCCAGGACGCGTGTGCTGGAACGCTTGAACTACGCCGCCTCACTGCTGCCGTCCGGCGTCGTCCCGACCCTGGGGCCGGACGGCACCGGTGTCGGCCACGTCTTCTGGTACACCATCGAGGGTAAGGGCTATGACCTGGAGCAGTTGCGCACCCTGCAGGACTGGTTTGTGCGCTACCAGCTCAACACCGTTCAGGGTGTGGCCGAGGTGGCATCCATCGGCGGTTTTGTCCGCGAATACCAGATCGAACTGGACCCGAACAAACTGTTTGCCTACAACATCAAAGTCGGCAAGGTCATGGAAGCGGTCAAGGCCTCCAATAAGGATGTGGGTGGCAGGCTGATTGAACAGGCCGATGCCGAGTACCTGATCCGTGGTCGCGGTTACGTCAAGTCCAAGGATGATCTGGAGAACATCGTGGTCGGCGCCGACATGCGCGGCACGCCGATTTATCTGAAAAACCTGGGCACTGTTCAGATGGGGGGCGCCATCCGACGAGGGCTCATGGATATGAACGGCGAAGGTGAGGCGGTCGGCGGCATCGTGGTCATGCGTTACGGCGAAAATGCCAAGGATGTCATTGACCGGGTCAAGGTCAAGATCAAGGAGTTGGAAAAAGGTCTGCCACCCGGCGTGAAGATCATGGTCTCCTATGACCGCTCCGACCTGATCGCGCGGGCGGTGGATACGCTGAAAAGAAACCTGTTGGAGGAATCAGTCGTCGTCTCGGTGGTCATTCTGGTATTCCTGCTCCATTTCCAGAGTGCCCTGGTGATCGTGCTGACCTTGCCGATCGCGGTCCTGATCGCCTTCATTACCATGAAGCTGATGGGAGTCACCTCCAACATCATGTCCCTGGGGGGCATCGCCATCGCCATCGGCGTACTGGTGGACGCCGGGGTGATCATGGTGGAGAACTGCTACCGGCACCTCTCGGAAATGCCGCCCGAGGATCGCAAGGAAAAGCGTCTTGAGGTAATCATCACCTCGGCCAAACAGGTTGGTCGCGCAATCTTCTTCTCCCTGGCAATCATCGTGCTCTCCTTTGTGCCGGTCTTCATGCTGGAGGGGCAGGAAGGGAAACTCTTCCATCCGCTGGCATTCACCAAGACCTTCTCCATGATGGGCTCCGCCATGATCGCCATCACGCTGGTGCCGGTACTGATGTACTATTTCATGCGCGGCAAGATGCCGCCGGAGAGTTCCAATCCGGTTTCGACTTTTTTCATAAAATTGTATTCACCGGTTATCCGCTGGGTGCTGGTCTGGAAAAAGACCACCATCGCCCTTAACCTCGTGGCCCTGGCCATTGCCGTGCCGATGTTCATGCAGCTTGGTTCCGAGTTCATGCCGCCGTTGGATGAGGGGTCGCTGCTCTACATGCCGGTTACGCTCCCCAACGTATCGATTACCGAAGCCAAGCGGCTGATCCAGGTGCAGGACACGATCATCAAGAGCGTACCCGAGGTTGAACATGTTCTCGGCAAGGTCGGCCGGGCCGAGACCTCCACCGACCCGGCGCCGGTCTCCATGTTCGAGAGCATCATAATTCTCAAGCCCAAAGAGCAATGGCGGCCGGGGATGAAGAAGGCCGACATCGTGGCCGAGCTGGATTCCAGGCTCCAGCAGATCGGCGTGCGCAACGGCTGGACCCAGCCGATCATCAACCGCATCAATATGCTCTCCACCGGGGTGCGTACCGACCTGGGGGTCAAGATCTTTGGGGCCGACTTGAATGTGCTCAAGGATCTGGCGCTTCAGGCCGAGGCGATCCTCAAGCCGATCAACGGCGCTGCCGATGTAGTTGCCGAGCGGGTCACCGGCGGCAATTATATCGACATCGACATCGACCGCGAGGCGGCCGCACGCTACGGCGTCAATGTGGCCGATATCCAGGATGTCATCGAGACCGCCCTGGGGGGCGAGATGCTCTCCACCACCGTTGAGGGGCGTAACCGCTTCCCGATCCGGATCCGTTATCTGCGGGACTACCGTGACAACATCCCTGCCATCCGTCGCATTCTGGTGGCTGGTATGGAGGGCGCCCAGGTGCCGCTCTCCCTGGTAACCAGGCTGAAAATCTCCACCGGAGCGCCGGAGATCAACAGCGAGGGTGGGCTCCTGCGTTCGCTGGTCTTTCTCAACGTCCGTGGTCGCGACATGGGGGGCTTTGTAACCGAAGCCAAGCAGGTGCTGGAAAAGAACCTCAAGCTGCCACCAGGCTATTACGTGACCTGGTCCGGCCAGTGGGAGAACCAGATTCGCGCCAAAGCCCGTCTGCAGCTGCTGATTCCGCTGGGCATGGTGATCATCTTCATCCTGCTCTACTTCACCTTCCACTCGGCCCTGGAAGCCAGCATGGTCATGCTCTCGGTGCCCTTTGCCCTGGTGGGCGGAGTCTACCTGGTCTCAGCCCTGGGCTATAACCTGTCCGTGGCGGTGTGGGTCGGCTTCATCGCCCTGTACGGCATTGCCGTGGAAACCGGGGTGGTGATGGTGATCTATCTGCACGAGGCGCTGGACAAGAAACTGATCAACGGCCCCTGCACAGAACAGGATATTTACGACGCCACCTTCGAGGGGGCGGTCTTGAGGCTCAGGCCCAAGCTGATGACCGTGGCCGTGGCCCTGTTGGGTCTGTTGCCGATCATGTGGTCAACCGGCACCGGAGCCGATGTGATGAAACCGATCGCCGCGCCCATGATCGGCGGGATGATCTCCTCGGCGGTGCATGTGCTGATCATGACGCCGGTGATCTTTGTACTGATGAAGAAGAGGGAATTACGGAAGGGGACGCTGAAGTACAGCGGGATGAAACACTAA
- a CDS encoding GerMN domain-containing protein produces MKKILSIIITIALAGFLIYGITFQKKEIPDERPGKVVATTAYEKYFGPAPPVDKGTAYAFVIYFPSRKEPGKVVPFPFFTFDEGSIKKVAIERLLVGMDIGSYHGEFFPFPSGIRLIAINDEQGMVTVNISKELNTVTEAATAHALDLTLYQFKGVKGVRLQVEGKESPLSVLVKNVDDNAVQQPSPPRLLSVTAMRDKGAKNIEDVNAFFDRPVEVKELKLLSRDGQPFAGDLFHSVFDMAAVLKPKDPEQFKERMPIKVHWKVIDKLGRQAEGDSVWPLEVKEH; encoded by the coding sequence ATGAAAAAAATACTATCCATTATCATCACCATAGCATTAGCCGGTTTTCTGATATACGGCATCACCTTTCAGAAAAAGGAGATTCCCGACGAGAGGCCTGGAAAGGTAGTGGCAACCACTGCCTATGAGAAGTATTTTGGCCCCGCTCCTCCGGTGGACAAAGGTACGGCGTACGCTTTTGTGATCTATTTCCCTTCTCGCAAAGAACCGGGCAAAGTTGTTCCGTTTCCATTTTTTACTTTTGACGAGGGCAGCATCAAAAAAGTTGCCATCGAGCGACTGCTGGTCGGCATGGATATCGGCAGTTACCATGGAGAATTCTTTCCTTTCCCAAGCGGGATCCGTCTGATTGCAATCAACGATGAGCAGGGAATGGTAACGGTAAACATCAGCAAGGAGTTGAACACGGTAACTGAAGCGGCGACCGCACATGCGCTTGACTTGACCTTGTACCAGTTCAAGGGAGTCAAGGGAGTTCGGCTCCAGGTAGAAGGAAAGGAAAGTCCATTAAGCGTTTTGGTAAAAAATGTTGATGACAATGCCGTCCAACAGCCCTCACCCCCACGCCTTTTGAGTGTTACCGCTATGAGGGATAAGGGGGCCAAGAACATTGAAGACGTGAATGCCTTTTTCGATCGCCCAGTGGAGGTCAAGGAATTGAAACTGCTCTCCAGGGATGGGCAACCGTTCGCCGGCGATCTGTTTCACTCTGTTTTTGACATGGCGGCAGTGCTCAAGCCGAAAGATCCGGAGCAGTTCAAGGAGCGCATGCCAATCAAGGTACACTGGAAAGTGATCGACAAGCTGGGCAGGCAGGCTGAGGGTGATAGTGTCTGGCCTTTGGAGGTAAAGGAACATTGA
- a CDS encoding cytochrome c, giving the protein MRKGCIVTVMCLVFGAIAMNGLAFAHGMEKHDKATMDDVQMKKLHSMMPMFSEVSAKLETALEKKNIVAVEAEAGKLLKSVPDLKKSKPHKNIKQRKKYVELATNLEMAVNHTVSLAQKSDFAGAKVAFKKVEEACAACHTKFRD; this is encoded by the coding sequence ATGAGAAAAGGATGCATTGTTACCGTGATGTGCCTTGTTTTTGGAGCTATAGCCATGAACGGACTTGCATTTGCTCATGGTATGGAAAAGCATGACAAGGCAACAATGGACGACGTGCAGATGAAGAAACTGCATTCCATGATGCCGATGTTTTCCGAAGTATCAGCAAAACTGGAAACGGCTCTTGAGAAAAAAAATATAGTTGCCGTTGAAGCGGAAGCCGGTAAACTTTTAAAATCTGTGCCCGACTTGAAAAAATCGAAACCGCACAAGAATATCAAACAACGGAAGAAATATGTAGAACTGGCGACCAATTTGGAAATGGCGGTAAATCATACAGTTTCTTTAGCTCAAAAGAGTGATTTTGCAGGGGCAAAAGTAGCATTCAAGAAAGTTGAGGAAGCCTGCGCCGCATGCCATACAAAGTTCCGTGATTGA
- a CDS encoding YHS domain-containing protein: protein MEKANALSERIVNRLEQHRHDLAEKQQQLDSKMKEMLKQRERLATIAMRTLETVILPRMEELARHFDNAKVSVLQTDTDFSCVCEFLHTARFPAIVRLVIALLPSNNEAFTARYDLNILPVLMEYNRNVENIFPVEDSEKVLAAWVEDRILDFIDTYLRLESHPFYQKDNTVIDIVCGMRIPVTSATSSVERHGRIFYFCSEHCKDAFLKGNS, encoded by the coding sequence ATGGAAAAGGCAAACGCGTTATCGGAAAGAATAGTCAACAGACTTGAACAACACAGACACGATCTTGCCGAAAAGCAGCAGCAACTCGACAGCAAGATGAAGGAAATGCTGAAACAACGGGAAAGGCTGGCCACCATTGCCATGCGCACTCTTGAAACAGTTATTCTTCCGCGCATGGAAGAACTGGCACGACATTTCGACAATGCCAAGGTTTCGGTTCTGCAGACGGATACAGATTTCAGTTGCGTCTGTGAATTTCTCCATACTGCGCGATTTCCGGCAATCGTCAGGCTTGTTATTGCTCTGTTGCCGAGCAATAATGAAGCGTTCACCGCCCGCTATGATCTAAACATCCTCCCTGTGCTGATGGAATACAACCGGAACGTTGAAAATATCTTTCCAGTTGAAGACAGTGAAAAAGTTCTTGCTGCTTGGGTGGAAGACAGAATTCTCGATTTTATCGATACCTACCTTCGCTTGGAAAGCCATCCTTTTTATCAAAAGGACAACACTGTCATTGATATTGTCTGTGGTATGCGTATTCCGGTGACATCCGCAACAAGCTCTGTTGAGCGGCATGGCCGGATATTCTACTTCTGCTCGGAGCATTGTAAAGACGCTTTTCTCAAGGGAAACAGCTGA
- a CDS encoding ribbon-helix-helix protein, CopG family, with protein MVRTQKQKLKVTNTLRNKKSKKEHLQNIISLRINDKQKMTLEKLSKATSKSISDIVREAVNLWSAKRRKLCLD; from the coding sequence ATGGTACGAACCCAAAAACAGAAGTTAAAAGTAACCAACACACTACGCAATAAAAAGAGTAAAAAAGAGCATTTACAGAACATAATTTCGCTTCGAATCAACGACAAACAGAAAATGACGCTGGAAAAGTTGTCCAAGGCTACATCCAAAAGCATCTCTGATATCGTGAGGGAGGCGGTAAACCTCTGGAGTGCCAAGCGACGAAAACTGTGCCTGGATTAA
- a CDS encoding recombinase family protein, whose amino-acid sequence MKATTSNRIGYARVSTIGQNLDSQLDALTKAGCIRVFTDKASGVAENRPEWTKLMDFLRPGDLLVVTELSRMTRSLMHLLQLVQEFETKGINLVSLQENIDTSSATGRAFLSIIGAINQMERELKAERAAAGREAAKARGKTGGRPKIDPAKLEQARILYENSNNSASKVCIAFGISRRTFFNHMAVVREAKHSAGENVQNH is encoded by the coding sequence ATGAAAGCGACGACATCAAACAGAATTGGCTACGCCAGGGTAAGCACCATTGGTCAGAACCTCGATTCCCAGCTCGATGCCCTTACGAAAGCGGGTTGCATCAGGGTCTTCACCGATAAAGCAAGTGGTGTAGCGGAGAACCGTCCAGAGTGGACCAAGCTTATGGACTTTCTCAGGCCCGGGGATCTGCTTGTTGTGACCGAACTCAGCCGGATGACACGTTCCCTGATGCACCTCTTGCAACTTGTCCAGGAGTTTGAAACAAAAGGCATCAATTTGGTTTCCCTTCAGGAAAACATCGATACTTCGTCGGCAACTGGCAGAGCCTTTCTCTCCATCATTGGAGCCATCAATCAAATGGAGCGAGAATTAAAAGCCGAGAGAGCTGCCGCAGGGCGCGAGGCGGCGAAGGCACGGGGAAAGACGGGAGGCAGACCGAAAATCGATCCAGCTAAACTGGAGCAAGCCCGCATTCTTTATGAAAATTCGAATAATTCAGCATCAAAAGTATGCATAGCTTTCGGTATCAGCCGACGGACGTTTTTCAATCATATGGCTGTTGTACGAGAAGCGAAACATAGCGCAGGGGAAAATGTACAGAATCATTAG